A window from Photobacterium leiognathi encodes these proteins:
- a CDS encoding TniB family NTP-binding protein, which produces MNTREERISKAKKAFVSTTSVRKILSYMDRCRDLSDFDSEPTCMIVFGASGVGKTTVIKKYLSQNKRESEMRGDIIPVLHIELPDNAKPVDAARELLLEMGDPLALYDTDLARLTKKLTDLIPLVGVRLIIIDEFQHLVEERSNRVLTQVGNWLKMILNKTKCPIVLFGMPYSKLVLEANSQLNGRFSIQFELRPFSYESGKGTFEKFLKHLDKALPFEKQAGLANESLQKKLYAFSQGNMRSLRNLIYQASIEAIDKQHETITEEDFVFASNLTSGDKPSTWKNPFDKNVKVTKDMLRSPPTDIGWEDYLRNTTSKKIRTSKQRKNYFD; this is translated from the coding sequence ATGAACACTCGTGAAGAGCGAATATCAAAAGCAAAAAAAGCATTTGTATCTACTACAAGTGTGAGAAAAATTTTGAGCTATATGGATAGATGTAGAGACCTATCCGACTTTGACTCTGAACCAACTTGTATGATTGTTTTTGGCGCATCGGGCGTGGGTAAAACGACTGTGATAAAAAAATATTTAAGTCAAAACAAACGAGAGTCTGAAATGAGGGGCGATATAATTCCAGTCCTACATATCGAATTGCCGGATAATGCGAAGCCAGTAGATGCTGCAAGAGAGTTGTTGTTGGAAATGGGTGATCCACTAGCGCTTTATGATACAGATCTAGCCAGATTGACAAAAAAACTCACGGATTTAATACCTTTGGTTGGAGTTAGGTTAATTATTATCGATGAGTTTCAACATTTAGTTGAAGAAAGATCAAACCGGGTTCTCACGCAAGTAGGTAACTGGCTAAAAATGATACTTAATAAAACGAAATGTCCAATCGTTCTTTTTGGCATGCCATATTCAAAACTTGTACTGGAAGCAAACTCACAACTAAATGGACGATTCTCCATTCAGTTTGAACTGCGCCCCTTCAGTTATGAGAGTGGTAAAGGTACATTCGAAAAATTTTTGAAGCACCTTGATAAAGCTTTACCTTTTGAAAAGCAGGCTGGTCTAGCTAACGAAAGTTTACAGAAAAAATTATACGCATTCTCTCAGGGAAACATGCGCTCATTGAGAAATCTAATTTATCAAGCATCTATTGAAGCAATTGATAAGCAACATGAGACTATCACCGAAGAAGATTTCGTTTTTGCATCCAATTTGACCTCTGGTGATAAACCTTCTACCTGGAAAAATCCTTTTGATAAGAATGTTAAAGTGACGAAAGACATGTTGCGGTCACCACCAACGGATATTGGATGGGAAGACTATTTGAGAAATACCACGTCAAAGAAAATTAGAACTTCAAAACAGAGAAAAAACTATTTCGATTAA
- a CDS encoding helix-turn-helix domain-containing protein, whose product MKDLAKRFGTNLRQKRRDIGISQDQLALQADIDRSYIGRIERGEVNITLEKAYQLAKVLECDVRELLP is encoded by the coding sequence ATGAAAGACTTAGCAAAACGATTTGGTACAAACTTACGTCAAAAGCGCCGTGATATAGGTATTTCACAAGATCAACTCGCACTACAAGCAGATATAGATAGAAGTTACATTGGTAGAATTGAACGTGGTGAAGTAAACATTACATTGGAAAAAGCATATCAACTAGCAAAAGTGCTTGAGTGTGATGTGAGGGAGCTTTTACCATAA